The following proteins come from a genomic window of Perognathus longimembris pacificus isolate PPM17 chromosome 12, ASM2315922v1, whole genome shotgun sequence:
- the LOC125360606 gene encoding putative uncharacterized protein TRPC5OS homolog translates to MEARSTPTLVSGLVECIAHLIRIAEELLQFISQEHQVPYPVPSRLGEEAILPASEEVPLPDLADLSDLESILSLKAVNNATEDEDLILDIDEAMLDINSLYDVIPTDNDDKQ, encoded by the exons ATGGAGGCCAGGTCAACTCCAACACTAGTCAGTGGACTTGTTGAATGCATAGCACACCTGATAAGAATAGCTGAAGAGCTTTTGCAGTTTATTTCACAGGAACACCAAGTTCCTTACCCAGTTCCAAGTAGACTGGGCGAAGAAGCAATTTTACCTGCTTCTGAGGAAGTTCCGCTGCCAGATCTCGCTGATCTCTCTGACCTAGAGTCAATACTTTCACTAAAAGCAGTCAACAATGCCACTG aagatgaagatCTCATCCTTGATATTGATGAAGCAATGTTAGATATCAACAGCCTGTATGATGTTATACCTACTGATAATGATGACAAGCAATAA